Genomic DNA from Tissierellales bacterium:
AAAATCGTGGCATGCAGGATCAGGTATTGGAAGTAAGGGTTCCTATTGAAGAATGTGTCGAAATCAAAGATGGGAAGAAGAAAGTTAAAGAAAGAAAAAAATTCCCGGGATATGTTATTATCAAAATGGTTATGAACGAAAAGACATGGTATTTGGTTCGAAACACTCGTGGAGTTACGGGTTTTGTAGGACCAGGATCTAAGCCGGTTCCACTTACAGCTATTGAGATGAAGAATATGGGTATTCACGAAGTGTTGCCTGAGATTGATCTTAATATTGGAGATTCAGTTCAAGTGGTTTCGGGTCCTTTCGAAGATTTTGTAGGAAAAGTAGAGAGCTTAATTCCAGAAAAAAGGAAACTTAAAGTGTTTATATCTATGTTTGGAAGAGAAACACTAGTTGAACTAGATTACGACCAAGCAGAGAAAATATAAATTACAAATAAATGAGGAGGTGCACAAATGGCTAAAAAAGTAATGGCTGTTGTAAAATTACAAATTCCAGCTGGAAAGGCAACACCAGCTCCACCAGTAGGTACTGCATTAGGTCCACATGGTGTTAACATCATGGGATTCTGTAAAGAATTTAATGCAAAAACTGCTGATCAACCTGGTATGATTATTCCAGTTGTATTGACTGTATATCAAGATAGATCTTTTAGTTTTATCACAAAAACTCCACCTGTAGCGGTGTTGTTAAAGAAAGCGGCAGGTCTTGAGACTGCTTCTGGAGAACCTAACAAAAAGAAGGTTGCAAAATTAAATTCAGATGCTATCAGAAAGATTGCTGAAACAAAAATGCCTGACTTAAATGCAAACACAGTAGAAGCTGCTATGAGCATGGTTGCTGGAACTGCAAGAAGTATGGGTATCGAAGTAGAATAAGTTTTAAATAGTGGGAGGTAAAACCGCTAATACCACAAGGAGGAATGAAAATGCCAAAGCATGGAAAAAGATATGAAGAAGCGCTTAAAGCAGTAGATAAAGCTAAACTTTATGATGCTGAAGAAGCTCTTAAGTTAGTTAAAGATAACGCTAAAGCGAAATTTGATGAAACAATTGAAGTATCAGTTAAATTAGGTGTTGACGGTAGACATGCTGATCAACAAGTTAGAGGTGCTATTGTTTTACCACATGGTACAGGTAAAACTAAAAAGGTACTTGTTGTTGCTAAAGGTGACAAATTAAAAGAAGCTGAAGCTGCAGGAGCAGATTTCTTCGGCGAAAACGAAATTGTAGATAAAATCCAAAAAGAAAACTGGTTTGATTTCGATGTTATCGTAGCTACACCAGATATGATGGGCGTTATCGGTAGATTAGGTAGAGTATTAGGACCAAAAGGTTTAATGCCAAATCCTAAGTCTGGAACAGTAACTTTCGATGTTGAAAAAGCTGTTAAAGAAATCAAAGCTGGAAAAGTAGAATATAGATTAGATAAAACAAATATTATTCACGTTCCAATCGGAAAAGCTTCTTTCGAGCAAACACAATTGGATGAAAACTTTAAAACTTTAATGGATGCTATAGTTAAAGCTAAGCCAGCATCTGCTAAAGGTAAGTACTTGAAGAGCGTTAGTATTTCTAGTACAATGGGTCCTGGCGTTAGAGTTAATGGATCAAAAATTATGGGTGCATAAAAAGCTTGACAAGAGTATTTTTGTGTGGTAAACTTATAAGAGTGAGAAATGAATAATGAACCACAGACAGTAGGGGCGAGAGCTTAAAAGGCCTACCGAGGTTATAGACGATATAAATTATTTTATTGAGTTTTTAGCGCTTCCCTGTCTGTCTAGGGGAAGCGTTTTTTAATTAGACTTATGAGGAGGTGTCGAGAATGAATCAACAAATCCTAGAACAAAAGAAAGCTATGGTACAAGAAATCAAAGCTAAGATCGAAGAAGCACAATCAGTTGTATTGGTAGACTATAGAGGTCTTAATGTTGAAGAAGTTACAGAGCTTAGAAAGAAATGTACTGAAGCGGGTGTTGAGCTAAAGGTATACAAAAACTCTTTGATGAAATTTGCATTCAAAGAGGCAGGATATGATGCATTTGAAGAATTCTTAGTAGGACCAAATGCTATTGCTATCTCAAAAGAGGATTCAGTAGCAGCTGCAAAAACTGCTAATGATTTTGCAAAAAATCATGAAAAATTAGAGATTAAAGCAGGTATCGTTGATGGAGAAGTAATGGATTTAGCGAAAATTTCAGCTATTGCAAACTTACCATCAAAAGAGCATCTACTTACTCAATTGGCTGTTGGCTTAAATGCTTCTATCGTCAAGTTTGCTAGAGCGATCCAAGCAATCGTTGACAAAGAAGATGCAGAACCAGTAGCAGAATAAAAAAATTAGAATAAAGATAAAATGGAGGGAATATAAAATGGCAGAAAAAATTACAAATATTATTGAAGCTG
This window encodes:
- the nusG gene encoding transcription termination/antitermination protein NusG; translated protein: MNEMSENAKWYVVHTYSGHEKKVQANIEKLVENRGMQDQVLEVRVPIEECVEIKDGKKKVKERKKFPGYVIIKMVMNEKTWYLVRNTRGVTGFVGPGSKPVPLTAIEMKNMGIHEVLPEIDLNIGDSVQVVSGPFEDFVGKVESLIPEKRKLKVFISMFGRETLVELDYDQAEKI
- the rplK gene encoding 50S ribosomal protein L11, which produces MAKKVMAVVKLQIPAGKATPAPPVGTALGPHGVNIMGFCKEFNAKTADQPGMIIPVVLTVYQDRSFSFITKTPPVAVLLKKAAGLETASGEPNKKKVAKLNSDAIRKIAETKMPDLNANTVEAAMSMVAGTARSMGIEVE
- the rplA gene encoding 50S ribosomal protein L1 translates to MPKHGKRYEEALKAVDKAKLYDAEEALKLVKDNAKAKFDETIEVSVKLGVDGRHADQQVRGAIVLPHGTGKTKKVLVVAKGDKLKEAEAAGADFFGENEIVDKIQKENWFDFDVIVATPDMMGVIGRLGRVLGPKGLMPNPKSGTVTFDVEKAVKEIKAGKVEYRLDKTNIIHVPIGKASFEQTQLDENFKTLMDAIVKAKPASAKGKYLKSVSISSTMGPGVRVNGSKIMGA
- the rplJ gene encoding 50S ribosomal protein L10, encoding MNQQILEQKKAMVQEIKAKIEEAQSVVLVDYRGLNVEEVTELRKKCTEAGVELKVYKNSLMKFAFKEAGYDAFEEFLVGPNAIAISKEDSVAAAKTANDFAKNHEKLEIKAGIVDGEVMDLAKISAIANLPSKEHLLTQLAVGLNASIVKFARAIQAIVDKEDAEPVAE